Below is a genomic region from Mucilaginibacter auburnensis.
GGGTATTCGTCACTTTCACCGTAATACTCTAAAGTTGTATTGTCTTCATGGCGCAGCATTAAACCATCTGTGTAAGTTCCGTTTTCACCATGGCGGGTTTCATGAGCAATATGAGCAAAAAAAGCCGCCAGTTCTTTTTTATTAATAAGTGGGTCAGATGCAGTGCAAAAATCGCCGTAATCAACAGTAAAAATGCTATCGGGTTTTACTTTGGCCCACGGCTCCTCCCAGTCAACATCTTGTCGCACTATTGAGTTTATACCCGCCGCCTTATCCGTTCTGATGATCTGATAAACAGACAAGGCCCTGCGCGACACTTTTACTTTTATGTTGCCTAACTCGCGCACTGCCTGAATAAATGCGGCATAGGTATAAAACTTATCGCGTTGCGGAAATAGCTCATTAAACTGTTGCTCGGTTAGCAGATCAAATTGCTTTTGTGTTACAGGATTATTAGCTTCTGCTGCTTCTTGTTGCCCTTTGGTAGTTCCGCATTTAAAACTTAGCAAAGTTACTGTACAAATTACGGCGGATAGCAATATGTGGGAAAATGCGGAGCGTTTCATAATAATCAATCAAGCGTAAAAATAGCTTTGTTTAATACACCAATAAAATATTACAGCAAATATTAATTAAGTTTAGCCGTATCATTTAAAGCTATGAAGATATATACCAAAACGGGCGATAAAGGTTTTACCTCACTTATAGGAGGCACACGTGTTGCCAAGCATAACATTAGAATAGAGAGCTACGGTACTGTTGACGAACTGAATGCCTGGATAGGTCTGATAGCCGACCAGCAGATAGCAGAAAATCATCAGGAAATTTTAAAACAAATACAGGAAACGCTGTTTATAATAGGTGCTAATTTAGCTGCAGATCCCGAACGTTCTAAAATGACGTTGCCGGAGTTGACGGCAACGGATATACAACTGCTGGAGGAAACAATTGACAGCATGGATAATGAATTGCCACAGTTAACGCATTTTATTTTGCCGGGAGGTAACACCACTGTATCATACACGCATTTGGCGCGTTGCGTTTGCCGCAGAGCTGAACGAATTGTTACCCATTTGGCGGAGGAAAGTAAGGTTAACGAATTGATTATTATTTACCTTAACAGATTGAGTGACTACCTGTTTGTGCTGGGGCGCAAGCTGGCAAGCGAATTAAATATAGCTGAAAATCAATGGATTCCGAGCGCAAAAAAAAATAAAAAAATATATTGATAAACGATTTAAAAATATTATACTTTTGCGAAAATTGAACTTAAATCAATAAACTAAAATATAGATAGAATATGTACTGGACACTTGAATTAGCATCTCACCTGGAGGATGCACCATGGCCTGCCACAAAAGACGAATTAATTGACTACGCTATACGTTCAGGCGCTCCTGTAGAGGTTATTGAGAACCTGCAGGCTTTAGAGGATGATGGCGAGCCTTACGAGAATATTGAAGAAATATGGCCTGATTACCCTACAAAAGATGACTTCTTTTTTAACGAAGACGAATATTAAATATCATATTCGATATAGAAAAAGCTGCTTAGATACAATTTAAGCAGCTTTTTTTATTTGACAGGCGTGTTTGGAACAATTTTGGAGTTGTGCAGAATATTATTCACACATCTAAAACTTAGAAAACATGAGAGGTTTATTGTACATTATTGCTGTAATACTGGTTATTGGCTGGGCACTTGGATTTTTTGTTTACTCTGCCGGAGGTATTATACATACATTGCTTGTTATAGCTATCATTGCGTTAATTTTAGGAGTTATCCGCAGGGCTTAGCTCTTTTGAGAAGTGAGAATTAAGAGATAAGAATTAAGATATTTACAGTAATTCTTATCTCTTGATTCTTGTCTCTTGAGTCTTAACCCTCAACCCTAAATCAGTTTATACATCTTCCCAGGCAACGACCGTATATAACCCTGCATCTCCATATTTAACAGGTTCATTGCTATTTGACTAACCGGCTTATTTATTTTAATACTTAGATCGTCAATGGCAACGGGTGTTTTATGTTGCTGCAAAAGGTTAAATATATCTTGCTCATCTGCCGATAGGTCAAATGGCAACATAAACTGTTCTACCGGCTTGCTATCTTCCGTTCGCTCCCATCCCATGCTGAATGCCAGATCGGCAGCGCAGGTTAATAAGCCGGCTTTGTTGTGACGTATTAAAAAATTACACCCTTCGCTATATACATCGTCTATTCTACCCGGAAAGGCAAAAACATCTCGATTGTAGGAGTTAGCAATTTCTGCCGTTATCAAAGCTCCTCCTTTTATACCTGCTTCAATAACAACAGTAGCATCAGCCATGCCTGCAACTATACGGTTACGCTGCGGAAAATTCTCTCTATCCGGTTTCGTTCCGGATGGGTATTCGCTCAACAAACCGCCATTCTCTAACATCTTATCAGCAGTTGACCGATTTGCCGCAGGGTATAATCTGTCTAACCCATGGCCCACCACACCAATAGTGGGCACATTGTGCTTAAGGCACTCCTTGTGTGCAGCCACATCGACCCCCAGCGCAAGCCCACTAATAATAAGTACATCATATTGCCGCAATTCTTCTACCAATTGGCGGCACAAATCTCTGCCATATTCTGTAATGTTGCGGGTGCCAACTATGCTAACCACGCGCGCATTATTGAAATTTGCTTTACCCTTACTATAAAGCAGTACAGGGCTGTCTACACAGTTTTTTAAGCGCTTTGGATACCTGGCATCTGTATAAAATATCACCTCAATATCTTGTTTTTCAACAAAACGCATTTCGACTTCTGCTTTTCTCAAAGCCTCGTCAATATTTAGCGCGGCTACGGTCTTCTCGCCTATCCCCGGCACTTTAAGTAATTTTTTAACCGGAATTGTAAATATGGTTTCTGCGTCGCCAAAATAACTCATCAGCGCTTTTGCCGAAGCGGGACCTATATTGTTTAAAAATGTTAATGCTATTTGATGTACTTGCGACATGATTTTTTTATGCGCAGGTAGGTGTTCACACCTGCATGATTGCAAAATATACCAAGATGCTGATGTTTGCAAATATTTTTAGCATTTACATTGGATACGCCATACCCTACCCGCGCATTCCTGTCAAAATTTCTGCTCTGAAAAAAAAACTATAAAAATAGTTTGTGAACTACAAAAATAGTTTTACCTTGGCATAACTATAAAAATAGTTTGCAAATGACAATTAAAGAACTAACCAAAGCAGAAGAGCAGATAATGCAGATACTTTGGCAATTAGGTGAAGGTATTGTAAAAGATATATTGGAACAAATGGACGAGCCTAAGCCTGCTTATAATACCGTTTCTACCGTAGTAAGAGTGCTGGAAGGTAAAGGATTTATAAGCCATAAAGTGTACGGCAATTCGCATGTGTACTTTCCGCTGGTAACGGAGGCGGCATACAAAAAGTTCACTTTTGATAAGATGATGAACAATTATTTCAGCAACTCCTATCAAAGTTTAGTATCGTTTATTGCCAACGAGAAGAAGCTGGATGTAAACCAACTGGACGAATTGACCCAACTGATTGAGGACCTTAAAAAGAAGAAAAAATGAACTGGCTGTATTACCTGGCAGAAGCTAACTTATACTTATGTGTATTTTATTTGGCCTACTGCATTTTTTTCTCTAAAGAAACTCATTATCAACTTAACAGGTTTTATTTACTGTTTAGTTGTTTAGCTGCATTTGTTTTGCCGCTTGTACAGGTCAATGCGTTGAAGCCGCCGGTTGTGCAAAAAGTACAGGTATTTGATTACACTGCCCTTCCAACAACTGAATCGGTAGCAATTATAAAGCCGGTTGAGCCCGCTAAGCCTATATTAAGCAGTTTAACATTTGATAACTTCCTGATGGCAGCTTATGTAGCAGGTGCGCTAATAGTATTAGTTATTTTAATTGTTAAGTTGTATAGCATTTTCAAACTCACCCACCATAAAAAAGCAACCTATGGCAACTATAATGTAGTTTATCTTGATGATACAGAAACTGCCTTTTCCTTTTTTAACTATCTGTTTGTAGGAACAACAGCTGCAGGAACCGATACTATTATAACGCATGAGATGGTACATATCCGCCAAAGGCATTCTGCCGATATTATGTTTTTGGAGTTGATCAAAGTGATGTGTTGGTTTAATCCGGTGGTGTACTTGCTACAAAATAGTTTAAAAACCATACATGAATATATAGCGGACGAAAAAGCCGCAGCTGCCGACGAAGATACCATTGCTTACTCAACCTTTTTGCTCAATAATGCCTATGGCACAGGCGGTTTATCTATCACACATTCCTTCTTCAATTATAACCTTTTAAAAAAGAGAATCATTATGTTAAATCAACAACGCTCGGGTAATTTAGCCAGGCTAAAGTACCTTATCACATTGCCCGCATGCGCGGGTATGCTCTGCGCCTCAACTCTGGCATTCAGTAAAACTTATGGCTGGCATATTGGCAAAATGCGCGTTGAGACAGAGACTAACGGAAATTTAATTAATCTTCATGCTGATACCCTAAAAACAAAAAAGGGGTATAAGTACAGCGAAACCATTTATACAAAAGATGGCGTTAAGCGAGCGACAGTTACTTTTTATGAAGATGGAGGAAAAAAAACAAGTTTCAATTCTGCACCAATGTCACCTGCTACCGCCAATTTATTAATAGGCAAATATGGATACATGTTTCCAAATGGAACCATGCCTCCGCCACCGCCGGCCCCTCGTGAAAAGGTTGGAAAGATAAAATTTCCGCCACCGGTTTTAAAAGACAAAAACGGAAAACTATTACCTATGAAACCTATGCCAAAGGTTGACCAGGTTAAGTTTCCGCCGCCACCAACAGGCAACTTAAAAACCAGCAGTACCGGCTACCAGTATGAAGAAACTGGTTATTTGGTTAGAAAAACGCAAAACTACAGAGTTATTATACATGAAAAGGACGGCGAACAAAAGGAATACTATAAAAGCACTGCTAAAAAAGCCGATCTGAAATTGCTGAAAGAAAAGTATGGCTATGTTTTTCCGGATATGCAACTCTACGATCAACTTCCCCCGCCGCCACCATCTGCACCTGAAAACAATTAAACATAATTTGATGAAACGAAATCATATTTTACGGATCGGCACACTTATAGTTTCATTAGGAGTGCAAAACGGCTATTCACAAAAGCTTCCGAATATTCAAAAAGAAAGTGTGGTTGCACCCGTTAATATAAAAGTTGATGGCAAAGCAACCGAGTGGGATAGTAATTTTAAGGCCCAAAACAGCGCAACCGAACTACTTTATACGTTAAGTAACGATAATAACAATCTGTACCTGATTGTACAAACTAAATACCGTGATGTAATTGATAAGATAATGCGCGGTGGTATTACGTTAAATGTATACCCGACGTTAAACAAGAAAAGCGAGAACCATGTGTCTGTTACCTACCCTTGGTTAGATGGACCCGAAATGTCAAAATTAACGGGGTTATTGGCCGTCAAAAATTATCCTGAATCAAATAGAGAATCTGAAGCAGTAACAGTTGATGACCTGAACAAAGCGTTTAAAGAAAGATCAAAACTTATTGCTGTAGCGGGCTTCTCTTCTGTTAATGAACCTGAAATATCAGTTTATAATGATGCAGGCATTCAAGCTGCTGCAAATTTTGTTGATGAGTATTACACCTGCGAGTTAGCTGTTCCATTAAAATATTTGCTGTTGCCTGACAAAGGAAGCAAACCCTTTGCCTACCAAATAAAGGTGAACGAACCACGGCCGATAACGCCGAAATATGACGGCAGTGGAACACCACCACCGCCGCCACCGCCTATGCTAAAAACAGCAGTAGCCGCAACTGATTTTTGGGGAGAATACACACTTGCCGGTAAATAGCTTTATGAGTTTACGTATGTTAGGAGTATAGATTACGGGCTACCCATTCCCTGTTCCGTACAACAAATTGCCAATTATGTTGTTATTATTATATTGCTAACGTTTAAAACAATACGGCCATGCATTTATCTCATAAAAAAAGCTTTAAAAAAGTCACCAAGTATATTTTAGCAGGTGCTTTAACTTTTGGCTTATCGCACATTAGTGCATCGGTGTTAGCGCAAAGTGCGCCACCGCCACCACCACCGCCAGATAAAGTATTAAAACAGGCAGGCGATGGATTAAAGAAGATCAATCCGTTTAAAAAGAGAAGAAAAGCTCCCGCACCACCGGCTGCGCCTGCGGGAGCTCCGGCACGTCCGGGAGGTGCCCCGCCACCGCCGCCAAACCCATTAAATTTATTTAAAAAAGGTGGAGGCGCTCCACCCGCACCACCGAAACCACCGGGTGCAAGGTAATTTAATTAGATTTTATCAATCCATATCAGGCTCGCCACGGTTGTTTATGTAACAATTTACAACAATGCGACTTGATATGGGTTCTTTGTTATAAGTAGCCGGGGTAAATATTTTGTCTTCGGTTAAAAGGATATTAGGATCAATGTTGATTGTGGCAGAATAAAAAGGTGCTTTGATCCTAAATTTGAAGTCAGCCACCCGCCCCATCGGGCTTATAAATAACTCCATTTCTACAGCTATTTTTTCGTATGCTTCCCCTCTTAGATCTTCCGGCATAGTAAAAAATTTCAGATAAGGCAAATAGCCAAAATACCTGCCTCCTATTTTGTAGGGCTTAGTAATAGTTACGCTGTCGTTAACAACTTTATCAATAATATATTTAAAATTGGAACGCTCTTCTTCCGGCAATTCAAAAAGCAGTTTACCGGCATCGTAATTATAAACCTGCGTTAGTTGTTGGGTTTTATTAAAGAAACGCCACAAGCCTATTCTTTTATCGTCCTTATAGCTACCCTGAGCAATTACCACTTTATTTTTGTAAAACGCCTGATACTGCCCCTGTTTTATTTGTTTATCGGCAGTAATAACGGTATTGTATTTTTCAGTTACAAAAGCGCTTATTTTGTTTTTACGCACCACCGCAGTTTGGGCAAAACAAACCTGTAAGCCACAAAACAGCACTATTAAAGTAAAATATTTGCCCACTTCGCTAATTTTTCTCAATATTATAACTTTATTATCTAATCACACAAACGCAAAACCCACAATTAAATTTTAGCATGTCTTCCCCAATTGATGTTCAGCCTTATAAACCGGTTAGTTTTTCAGAAACCGTGATCACCGAACTCATGATACCCTCCTATTCCAACTTCGGCGGAAAGATACATGGTGGTATATTATTATCATTAATGGACAAGGTAGCTTACGTATGCGCAGCAAAGCACGCAGGCAATTATTGTGTTACCGCATCAATTGATACCGTTGATTTTTTACAGCCGGTTGAGGTTGGCGAATTGGTTTCGCTTATGGCATCAGTTAATTATGTGGGTAAAACTTCTCTGGTGGTGGGCATCCGCGTTATATCCGAAAACATTAAAACCAATACCGTACAACACACTAACACCAGCTACTTTACCATGGTAGCTAAAGACGAAAGCAACAAACCAGTTATGATACCCGGCCTTATACTCCAAACCCGCGATCAGGTGCGAAGATTTATTGAGGCCAAGCGCCGTAAGGAGATCAAGCAAAGCTACAAACAGGAAGTTGATGCCATTGAGGTGCCTGATGAGTACGAACAATGCCGGGACCTGTTGGCCGGAGAACGTTGCTATGTAGCGCAATAACATCACATTAAAACTTTATACAAAGGAGGCATACAACAACGCCTCCTTTTTTATTGATTAGTAACCCGTTTATAATCAGATTATATACCTTTATCGAACCGATTATTTACTAAAACAACATCATGGTACGAAAGCTATTTTATTTGATGGCGCTTTTGTGTTGCACAGAATCTGGCTTATTGGCCCAGTCAATAGGCATATTTGAAGGACAAAGCAGAATTGGAGCAACAACAGGAAAAGCTGTTTATGAAGAACAGAGTCAAAATTACACACTGACAAGCGCTGGTGGCAACGCATCTGTCGAAGACGATCCAGCTTATTTTTTATGGCGTAAAATAAAAGGCGATTTTATAATTACTGCCAATGTTAAATTTATACCAACAGTAGCTGCTAACAGATACACAAAAATAGGTATGATGTTCAGGACGGGGCTTGATGATCATGCTAAATTTATTGATGTTGCCAAACGTGGTGGGCAAGCTGCCGCTATGCAGTACAAAACAACGGTAAGCGGCGAGGTCAAATCAAACGTATCCAATCCTGATGTTATGCAATTGGAACGCAGAGGAAATGTATTCAGAATGTGGGTAGCTAAGCAAGGTGATCCCTTTACAGTAGATTCAACAACAATTAACTATATTGAAGATGAAGGTTATGTTGGGATTTTCTACGTAGGAGCCAAAACAAAAGGCGCCGCCAAAGTGGTTTTTAGTAATGTTAGGATAACAGTTCCGGCCAAAGTGGGATTTAAACCTTACACCGATTATATAGGCAGCAATATTGAAATACTGGACCTTGCAACTAAAAACCGCAGGGTTATCTACCAATATAACAAATCTATCCAGGCTCCTAACTGGACACGCGATGGCAAAAAGCTGCTTTATAATCAGGATGACTTGTTATATACCTACGACCTGGCAACTAATAAGGCAACCCTGCTCAACACTGGCGACGTTAAGCGTAACAACAACGACCATGTTATCTCGTTCAACGGAAAAATGTTAGCCATAAGCAGCTTTGGCCCGCGGGGTGGGCCGGATAATGGGCGATCAATTGGTTATGTGGTGCCCATTACAGGTGGGCAACCAAAACGTATTACCACTATAGCGCCATCATACATTCATAGTTGGTCGCCTGATGATAAGGCAATTGTTTTTATGAGTACCCGGGATGGAAACTCAGATATCTACAGCGTGTCGCCGGAAGGCGGCTTGGAAACCCGTTTAACCACAGATCCCGCTTACGACGACGGATGTGAATACACGCCCGATGGTAAGTACATTTACTTTAATTCAGCACGCACCGGCCATATGCAAATATGGCGCATGAAGCCTGATGGTTCTGAACAAACACAGGTTACTCACAGCGAGTTTAATGACTGGTTTCCTCACATATCTCCTGATGGCAAGTGGATAGTTTACATCTCCTTTTTACAAAACGAGGTCGGCCCTGCAGATCATCCTTTTTATCGCCATGTTTATTTACAGCGCATGCCTGTAAACGGCGGTAAGCCGGAGGTGATTGCTTACCTGTATGGCGGTCAGGGTACCATCAACACACCGTCGTTCGCGCCAGACGGAAAGCACCTTGCTTTTGTAAGTAACACTGATCTTTTGTTTCCGTTATTTCCTATCGAATATCAAAAAAAATAGTATAATTGTTACTTTGCATTAGCTGTAAAAAAGCTTCACTTTGAGCATAAAGTGAAAACACTACATTTTACCAATTAAACGAATACTGAAACTAAAATGAAACTAAGACTTGGAATGGTTGGTGGCGGACAAGGTGCCTTTATTGGTGCTGTACATCGTATTGCCGCCCGTATTGATGACGATTATGAATTGGTTTGCGGTGCATTTAGCAGCAACGCAGAAAAATCAAAAGCAAGCGGTATAGCGCTGGGCATTGCAGCGGACAGAGCTTATGGCTCATATGAAGAACTGATTGAGAAAGAAAAACAACTTCCCGAAGATCAGCGTGTTCAGGTTATCAGCATTGTAACACCAAATCACGCGCACTTTGGCCCTACTAAAATGGCCTTAGAAAATGGTTTTCATGTTATATTGGATAAACCCATGACCTTTTCTTTGGAAGAAGCTAAAGAACTGGAAAAAGTTGTAGCAGCAAGCGATAAGTTATTTTGCTTGACCCATACTTACACCGGCTACCCAATGGTAAAAGAAGCTCGTCAGTTGGTACGTACCGGAAAATTAGGCACCATTCGTAAAGTATATGTTGAGTATCCGCAAGGTTGGTTAAGCAGCTTTTTAGAAGGTGGCGATAACAAACAGGCTTCATGGCGTACAGATCCGGGTAAAAGCGGTATTGCAGGTTGTATGGGCGATATAGGCACACATGCTTTCAACTTATGCGAATACATTACCGGTTTAGAAACTACTCAAATTTGTGCCGACCTGAATATTGTGGTTGAAGGCCGTAAGCTAGATGATGATGGTTCTGTTTTAATGAAGCTGAATAACGGTGCCAGCGTAGTGCTAACCGCATCACAAATAGCTATTGGCGAGGAAAATAACGTTAAGATCCGTGTTTACGGCGATAAGGCCGGTTTAGAGTGGGAACAATGGGATGCCAATACCCTTAAAGTTAAATATGCTGATAAACCTACTGAAATATGGCGTACAGGCGCTGGTTATGTAAGTTCGTTTGCCTCACACAACACGCGCACTCCGGGCGGCCACCCGGAAGGTTACCTGGAAGCCTTTGCCAATTTATATCACAACTTTGCCTTAACAATCAAAGCAGGATTAGAAGGTAAGGAGGCATCAGAAGAAGCACAAGATTTCCCTGGTGTTAAAGAAGGTTTACGTGGTATGGCGTTTATTGAAAACGTTATTGCTTCGGGCAAATCAGATGTTAAATGGACTAAATTTACTGTATAAAATTCTATGAAAACAATTAAAGGACCTGCTATATTTTTAGCACAGTTTTTAGGTGATAAACCGCCTTTTGACACTTTAGATGATATTTGTAAATGGGCTGCTGGTCTGGGTTTTAAAGGTGTGCAGATACCTACCTGGGCAGGTAACTATTTCGACTTGCAAAAAGCTGCTGAGAGCAAAACTTATGCTGATGAGATAAAAGGCAAAGTTGCCAGCTACGGCTTGGAAATAACCGAACTTTCCACCCACTTGCAAGGCCAGTTAGTGGCTGTACACCCGGCTTATGATGATCTGTTTGACGGATTTGCTCCGGCTGAATATCATAAAAACCCTAAAGCTCGTCAGGAATGGGCTGTGCAGCAATTAAAGTATGCTGCCAAAGCGTCTAACAACTTAGGCTTAAACGCTCACGTTACTTTTAGTGGCGCTTTGTTGTGGCCAACTGTTTACCCGTGGCCTCAGCGCCCTGCCGGTTTGGTAGAGACTGGTTTTACCGAGTTGGCTAACCGTTGGAAACCTATATTGGATGTATTCGACGAAAACGGCGTTGATGTTTGCTACGAAATTCACCCCGGTGAAGACCTGCATGACGGTATCAGCTATGAAATGTTCCTGGAGAAAGTGAACAACCATAGCCGTGCTAACTTACTGTATGATCCATCACACTTTGTGTTACAATGTCTTGATTATCTGGATTTTATTGATATTTACCATGAGCGTATCAAAATGTTCCACGTTAAGGATGCTGAGTTTAACCCAACCGGTCGCCAGGGCGTTTACGGCGGTTACCAAAACTGGGTTGAGCGCGCAGGACGCTTCCGTTCGTTAGGCGATGGTCAGGTTGATTTCAAATCAATATTCAGCAAAATGGCACAATATAACTTCGGCGGATGGGCTGTTATGGAGTGGGAATGTGCTATGAAACATCCGGAAGATGGTGCAAGAGAAGGCGCTATCTTTATCAAGGATCATATTATCCGCGTAACTGAGAAAGCGTTTGACGACTTTGCAGGTACCGGTTCTGATGAAGAATTTAATAAAAAAGTACTGGGAATTAGTTAATCAGATACTGGCTGGTCAGTGAGTAGTTTAAACAGAGCTACTCAACTGATCATTCTGACCAACTAATTATAAATTAATAAATAACTCAATTATAACCGATTATAAACCTAAAATTAAACTAAGAGAAATGCAAATTAATCGTCCACAATTATTTACAGCAAGTTGTCTTGCTTTGATGGTAACCGGTCTCTCCTTTGGCATACGTGCAGGGACGTTAGATACTATGGGTGCAGAGTTTAATCTAGACAAATCTCAATTGGCATCAATAGCTTCAACCGCTTTCACAGCATTTTCAGCGGTGATAGTGCTGGGCGCATTCATTGTAGACCTTATTGGAATGAAACGTCTGCTTGTTTTTGCCTTTTTGTTCCACCTTGCCGGTATAGCTCTTACAATTTTTGCTACCAGCTTTACGCAGTTGTATATTGGTACTCTACTTGTAGGTTTTGCAAACGGCACAATAGAGGCTGCATGTAATCCGTTAGTTGCAGGTTTATACACAGACAACAAAACAACCAAACTCAACCATTTTCACCTGTGGTTCCCAAGTGGCATTGTGATTGGAACGGTTGTAGTGTTCTTGCTTAATAAAATCGGTATTACAAGCTGGCAGGTTCAGGTTGGTACCATGCTTATACCTACTGCCATTTATGGCTTCTTGTTTTCTAAACTTGATTTCCCTGTAACTGAGCGCGTTGCTGCAGGCGTTAGCTACGGCGGCATGTTCAGAGCTGTTCTTAACCCGCTATTCATCTTTATGATAATTTGCATGGTTGGTACTGCAACAACAGAACTATTCACCGGCCAGTGGATCGACGTATTATTGAAAAATGTTTCTGACAACGCGCTATTGCTGTTAACGTTAGAGACCGGAGTAATGATTATAGGCAGAGCGTTTGCCAAGCCAATTCTTAAAAAAGTTACGCCTCAATTGCTATTATTAGTATCTGCAATCTTAGCCACACTAGGATTATTCATGTTTACAACGGTAACAGGTCCAATGCTTTATCTGGCCGCTCTTATATTTGGAATGGGTGTGTGCTTCTTCTGGCCAACTATGCTTGGTTTTGTAAATACGCACATTCCTGAAACCGGTGCATTAGGTTTGAACCTAATGGGTGGTGCAGGTATGTTTTCTGTAGGTATCTTCACCTTATTTATGGGAGATTATTACGATAAGATAGAAAAAAGTGCAGGCGGCGACCAACTTGCAGCCGGACATGCCGTACTTAATGCAACATTAATTATTCCAATAATATTGATTGTTGCATTTACCGGTTTGATCTTTTATATGAATGGCCGTAGTAAAAAGACAGCTGCTGCAGTTCAAGTATAATTTTCTAATAAACACAATAAAATAGC
It encodes:
- a CDS encoding chitinase, which translates into the protein MKRSAFSHILLSAVICTVTLLSFKCGTTKGQQEAAEANNPVTQKQFDLLTEQQFNELFPQRDKFYTYAAFIQAVRELGNIKVKVSRRALSVYQIIRTDKAAGINSIVRQDVDWEEPWAKVKPDSIFTVDYGDFCTASDPLINKKELAAFFAHIAHETRHGENGTYTDGLMLRHEDNTTLEYYGESDEYPPVKGKKYYGRGPMQLSYNGNYGKASDCIFGDKQILLNDPDKVENDAVVAFKAAIWFWMMPETHKPSAHDVMIGKWQPKPIDTEKGRTPGFGMTINIVNGAVECNKGENEGMNDRIGFYQHFLTKMGLTDPNCACSCAKMQFYTY
- a CDS encoding cob(I)yrinic acid a,c-diamide adenosyltransferase, whose translation is MKIYTKTGDKGFTSLIGGTRVAKHNIRIESYGTVDELNAWIGLIADQQIAENHQEILKQIQETLFIIGANLAADPERSKMTLPELTATDIQLLEETIDSMDNELPQLTHFILPGGNTTVSYTHLARCVCRRAERIVTHLAEESKVNELIIIYLNRLSDYLFVLGRKLASELNIAENQWIPSAKKNKKIY
- a CDS encoding DUF2795 domain-containing protein; this translates as MYWTLELASHLEDAPWPATKDELIDYAIRSGAPVEVIENLQALEDDGEPYENIEEIWPDYPTKDDFFFNEDEY
- a CDS encoding lmo0937 family membrane protein yields the protein MRGLLYIIAVILVIGWALGFFVYSAGGIIHTLLVIAIIALILGVIRRA
- the dprA gene encoding DNA-processing protein DprA produces the protein MSQVHQIALTFLNNIGPASAKALMSYFGDAETIFTIPVKKLLKVPGIGEKTVAALNIDEALRKAEVEMRFVEKQDIEVIFYTDARYPKRLKNCVDSPVLLYSKGKANFNNARVVSIVGTRNITEYGRDLCRQLVEELRQYDVLIISGLALGVDVAAHKECLKHNVPTIGVVGHGLDRLYPAANRSTADKMLENGGLLSEYPSGTKPDRENFPQRNRIVAGMADATVVIEAGIKGGALITAEIANSYNRDVFAFPGRIDDVYSEGCNFLIRHNKAGLLTCAADLAFSMGWERTEDSKPVEQFMLPFDLSADEQDIFNLLQQHKTPVAIDDLSIKINKPVSQIAMNLLNMEMQGYIRSLPGKMYKLI
- a CDS encoding BlaI/MecI/CopY family transcriptional regulator, coding for MTIKELTKAEEQIMQILWQLGEGIVKDILEQMDEPKPAYNTVSTVVRVLEGKGFISHKVYGNSHVYFPLVTEAAYKKFTFDKMMNNYFSNSYQSLVSFIANEKKLDVNQLDELTQLIEDLKKKKK
- a CDS encoding M56 family metallopeptidase translates to MNWLYYLAEANLYLCVFYLAYCIFFSKETHYQLNRFYLLFSCLAAFVLPLVQVNALKPPVVQKVQVFDYTALPTTESVAIIKPVEPAKPILSSLTFDNFLMAAYVAGALIVLVILIVKLYSIFKLTHHKKATYGNYNVVYLDDTETAFSFFNYLFVGTTAAGTDTIITHEMVHIRQRHSADIMFLELIKVMCWFNPVVYLLQNSLKTIHEYIADEKAAAADEDTIAYSTFLLNNAYGTGGLSITHSFFNYNLLKKRIIMLNQQRSGNLARLKYLITLPACAGMLCASTLAFSKTYGWHIGKMRVETETNGNLINLHADTLKTKKGYKYSETIYTKDGVKRATVTFYEDGGKKTSFNSAPMSPATANLLIGKYGYMFPNGTMPPPPPAPREKVGKIKFPPPVLKDKNGKLLPMKPMPKVDQVKFPPPPTGNLKTSSTGYQYEETGYLVRKTQNYRVIIHEKDGEQKEYYKSTAKKADLKLLKEKYGYVFPDMQLYDQLPPPPPSAPENN
- a CDS encoding toxin-antitoxin system YwqK family antitoxin; amino-acid sequence: MRKISEVGKYFTLIVLFCGLQVCFAQTAVVRKNKISAFVTEKYNTVITADKQIKQGQYQAFYKNKVVIAQGSYKDDKRIGLWRFFNKTQQLTQVYNYDAGKLLFELPEEERSNFKYIIDKVVNDSVTITKPYKIGGRYFGYLPYLKFFTMPEDLRGEAYEKIAVEMELFISPMGRVADFKFRIKAPFYSATINIDPNILLTEDKIFTPATYNKEPISSRIVVNCYINNRGEPDMD
- a CDS encoding acyl-CoA thioesterase, translated to MSSPIDVQPYKPVSFSETVITELMIPSYSNFGGKIHGGILLSLMDKVAYVCAAKHAGNYCVTASIDTVDFLQPVEVGELVSLMASVNYVGKTSLVVGIRVISENIKTNTVQHTNTSYFTMVAKDESNKPVMIPGLILQTRDQVRRFIEAKRRKEIKQSYKQEVDAIEVPDEYEQCRDLLAGERCYVAQ